Proteins encoded together in one Chitinophaga sp. LS1 window:
- a CDS encoding HipA family kinase: MNQQPELRTVSVTRYVTPLREGGSLPAIAEADDGFLYVLKFRGAGQGIKALVAELIGGEIARALGLKMPEIVFANLDSAFGRTEPDEEIQDLLKASVGLNLGVHYLSGAVTYDPVVTKIDPELASRIVWMDCLLTNVDRTPRNTNMLMWHRELWLIDHGASLYFHHSWNNWEESAKKPFVQVKDHVLLPQANMIAEADTQLKAILTPEKIRGIVNLIPDVWLQEWPTGESPDDVRQVYYNFLTTRLAVSEIFVKEAQHAREALI, from the coding sequence ATGAATCAACAACCTGAGCTTAGAACCGTTAGCGTAACAAGATATGTCACGCCGCTTCGGGAAGGTGGCTCCCTACCCGCCATCGCTGAAGCGGATGACGGTTTCCTGTATGTACTGAAATTCCGGGGTGCCGGCCAGGGTATCAAAGCCCTGGTAGCCGAACTGATAGGAGGAGAAATAGCCCGCGCATTAGGATTGAAAATGCCGGAAATCGTGTTTGCCAACCTGGATAGTGCCTTTGGCCGTACGGAACCCGATGAGGAAATACAGGACCTCCTGAAGGCCAGCGTTGGCCTGAACCTGGGTGTCCATTACCTGTCAGGTGCTGTCACCTACGATCCGGTGGTGACTAAAATAGACCCTGAACTGGCATCGCGTATTGTATGGATGGACTGCCTGCTTACCAATGTAGACCGTACCCCCCGCAATACCAATATGCTTATGTGGCACAGAGAGCTTTGGCTGATAGACCATGGCGCTTCCCTGTACTTTCACCACTCCTGGAATAACTGGGAAGAATCTGCCAAAAAGCCGTTTGTACAGGTCAAAGACCACGTACTGCTGCCACAGGCCAATATGATCGCGGAAGCAGATACGCAACTGAAAGCAATACTGACACCTGAAAAGATCAGGGGAATCGTGAACCTGATCCCTGACGTATGGTTGCAGGAATGGCCTACCGGCGAATCGCCGGATGATGTAAGACAGGTATATTATAATTTCTTAACTACACGCCTCGCCGTGTCTGAAATATTTGTAAAAGAAGCACAACATGCAAGAGAAGCACTTATATGA
- a CDS encoding DUF3037 domain-containing protein, producing MQEKHLYEYAVIRVVPSVVREEFLNIGVILYCKQQRYLQTIYTLNEEKIRSLAPDIDLEELNAYLVAFEQIAAGHRDAGPIAKLDQPSRFRWLTATRSTIIQSSKVHPGLCGDLPGTLQRLHAQLVL from the coding sequence ATGCAAGAGAAGCACTTATATGAGTATGCTGTCATTCGCGTAGTTCCCAGTGTGGTACGCGAAGAGTTTCTCAATATAGGTGTGATCCTGTATTGTAAACAACAGCGGTATCTGCAAACCATTTATACCCTGAACGAGGAAAAGATCAGGAGCCTGGCGCCGGATATCGATTTGGAGGAACTAAACGCATACCTGGTTGCCTTTGAACAGATTGCCGCAGGACATCGTGATGCGGGACCGATTGCCAAACTGGACCAACCCTCCCGTTTTCGCTGGCTGACTGCAACAAGAAGTACGATTATTCAATCATCTAAAGTACATCCGGGATTGTGTGGGGACCTGCCTGGAACATTGCAGCGCTTACATGCACAATTAGTTTTATAA